In the Sarcophilus harrisii chromosome 1, mSarHar1.11, whole genome shotgun sequence genome, one interval contains:
- the LOC100923046 gene encoding LOW QUALITY PROTEIN: 40S ribosomal protein S3a-like (The sequence of the model RefSeq protein was modified relative to this genomic sequence to represent the inferred CDS: substituted 1 base at 1 genomic stop codon) → MTVGKNKRLTKGGKKGAKKKVVDPFSKKDXYDVKAPAMFNIRNIGKTLVTRTQGTKIASDGLKGRVFEVSLADLQNDEVAFRKFKLITEDVQGKNCLTNFHGMDLTRDKMCSMVKKWQTMIEAHVDVKTTDGYLLRLFCVGFTKKHNNQIRKTSYAQHQQVRQIRKKMMEIMTREVQTNDLKEVVNKLIPDSIGKDIEKVCQSIYPLHDVFVRKVKMLKKPKFELGKLMELHGEGGGSGKPSGDETGTKVERGDGYEPPVQESV, encoded by the coding sequence ATGACGGTGGGCAAGAATAAGCGCCTCACCAAAGGCGGCAAAAAAGGAGCCAAGAAGAAAGTGGTTGATCCATTTTCGAAGAAGGATTGATATGATGTAAAAGCACCAGCTATGTTCAACATTCGCAATATTGGCAAGACACTGGTGACGAGGACTCAAGGAACAAAAATTGCCTCTGATGGTCTCAAGGGTCGAGTCTTTGAAGTAAGCCTTGCTGATTTGCAGAATGATGAGGTTGCTTTTCGGAAGTTCAAATTAATTACTGAAGATGTTCAGGGTAAAAATTGTTTGACCAATTTCCATGGAATGGATCTTACCCGGGACAAAATGTGCTCCATGGTCAAAAAGTGGCAGACTATGATTGAAGCCCATGTTGATGTCAAAACCACCGATGGCTACTTGCTCCGCCTCTTTTGTGTTGGTTTTACCAAAAAGCACAACAACCAGATCCGTAAGACCTCTTACGCCCAGCACCAACAGGTCCGTCAGATTcgtaagaaaatgatggaaatcATGACCCGAGAGGTGCAGACAAATGACTTGAAAGAAGTTGTCAATAAACTAATTCCAGACAGCATCGGGAAAGACATAGAAAAGGTTTGCCAATCCATTTACCCTCTCCATGATGTATTTGTTCGAAAAGTCAAGATGCTCAAGAAGCCCAAATTTGAATTGGGAAAACTAATGGAACTTCATGGTGAAGGTGGTGGCTCTGGAAAACCTTCAGGAGATGAAACGGGCACAAAAGTTGAAAGGGGTGATGGCTATGAACCACCAGTTCAAGAATCTGTCTAA